In Festucalex cinctus isolate MCC-2025b chromosome 1, RoL_Fcin_1.0, whole genome shotgun sequence, the sequence AGACGTATAATGTTACGCATTACGTCATCACGTCATCACGTCAATTTCGCGATGTCAAATTTTTATCATCTAAAAAAATACATCGGTAATTTTGCAGatgatattttttggaacatcccTAGTGCtagcattaccaagtaagtgcctcaatattgttattagagattgtaggtggtttatatgcactgccgttatgtacaaaagcacaatatggtgctttttttagtatgagctcttcttttttttttctacaatattgtgaagtttttttaaatatcgccaacccccccacaatatcgtgataattatcgtatcgtgaccttcatattgtggtaatatcgtatcgtgatgtttggatatagttACATCCCCGCTATCAACTCCGCCccgcttgcctttttttttcttttttttttaaatcccgctTCTGTTGTGTGAGGGGTTAAGTGGGCGGAACCACAACAGTGATTGGAAATTAGCTAGCGGGGAGGGCTTTACTGCAGCGACACTGgacaggcacacacacacacacgcgcacacgcagtgGCGTCTAAAGCGTCAATACAAAATTTGTTGCGGACCGAAAACCCGCGGTCCTTAAGGGCGTATTGTCCCGTGAAGGACGGACCGAACGGTCCGGTCCAAGACCGAGAACCGTTGCATCCCTAGTGAACACACTGTACTGTATGACGTTGTTGTGTCCATGCTGAGCTTTGATTTGTGCGCATGCATGCCACTTCACGGATGCATTTGGTGCACAGCAAAAGTAGCATTTGTATTACTACATAAAAAGATCAGATTTAACAATAAATCCTAATTGTACATCATATAATCATACATTGTAGCTAGTGTTGACGTAGACTGTATTATTTTGATGTCCtttgttattttttccccagtacAGTAATGAACgcttcattgttttgtttacaaccattttttttgtaccgaCTACTTTTGTTTCTAAtcagaaatgcagataaaatcGTGTTATTCAAGAATTACTGGTCCACCATCAGCTATTTTAATGTTTTCTAATCTAGCCTACAAATTAATAAAGCATAAATGTCCagatttgaatatttaattgtaACCATTTTCTAAAGAACACAAGCTCGGAGTCAGACAAGTGTTGGAACTGAAGGGCAATAAATGTGTCATAGcattttgttgtgattgtattgtattgtattgtattttaaataaagatgCCTTAACTTGATCCACAACAATTCACAATTCAATTCACAAGCTCTAGACAAAATTGTGAAGAGACAACTCTCAATTTATTTCGCTAAACGCCTGTAATCTTTGTGTAAAACTGAAACTTGCGTCACAGTAGTTTAGATATGTACACCAGCTCACATTGTAGTTGGGATACGTTTCCAGAGTAGCTTGGCCAAttctcattgttttgttttgctctttaGAAAACATGTCATATTTTGCACTAATATTCGCCTGCATTGTTGGATGCTGCTTGGCATGAGCAGCAGACCAGTTCCAACAAGGCTGCTCCATGCCCCTCCAAAAAACCTCATTACCTAGGCTAAACTGGAGCTAATGTCAAACTACACGCCACATTCGACACGGACAACAATGAAATATCAGGAAAGGAAAGAAACAAGCACACATTACCCCTCAACGTTGTGAATGTAAACTGGAGACGAGGAATATCGTGCATTTGATCATTTCTGACTTTCGTCTTCCATCTACTTCACAGTCGCCATTTTCCGTGGTGGTCTGGTGTGGCAcagatcatttaaaaaagaaaaagaaaacattggcTTCAGTGAATTCGTCGTTTACCCGGCGATAGAAGCAACAAAACTGTTTAAACCCATGAGAAATGTAAATAAAGCTCCGAATAAAAATGAGTGGAGTTGCTGTCGCGTTTAATTTCGTCACACAATATTAGGATTCGGCGTGTGCAACCCCGCGCGATGTACTAATGGTTTGTTCCAAACAGGAGGCATAAAAAGGAGTAAATGAACAGCTTCCCTTTGGTGGCAGATTTTTGGTAGCCTTATGGTTAAcactaaaatattttctttaattttctttatttttttattttttacctgttTAATTGGCGTGTATCTCAGTtacagccgtttttttttttttttataaaataaaatcggaTTATGTAAATAAAGGTTGTTCTCTCACATAAAATGAAACCCAGGatagtctttgttgttgttgtactggATTAGTGGCTGTCAGCATAcagtatttcattattattatttggtcaCGTTTAATTAATGGAAATGGAGTCAATTCCATTATTTTGTCATTATAGTTTATGTATTAGGTCTTTTAATTCTAATCTTAAATAAGCCTAATGTAACCCCCATAAAgaaatgtatatatacatatatatatatatatatatatatatatatatatatatatatatatatatatatatatatatatataaacatatatatatatataaacatgtaTAAATACAATTCCACTACCCGCTCATTGTTATTAACAATTACGTTATTCCAAATAATGAATTGGACAACGATTTGGAGTTTGTCCTATTCAAATCGGCAAGACTGATGACTAGTACTAAAAGCTCTCGAAGTCAGCTCCTACTAGCGTCAAAGAAGGGAGCCGTTGATGAACAGAGGTAATCAGAAAATTATATTTTGACAAGAGGACTTGCATTCTATGTCAAATTATAAGTCCAGTTTGTTCCTAATTcgtctaaaattaaaattaaatgccAACTATAGACGTTCCGTCATATGCTACactgttcgtttttttgttttgttttttaaatactgtttgCGAAGCTATTGCTAGTAATTAGCAATGCTAACTAATGTTCAGTCTGCTCTGAAAATTAACAAACAAAAGACGATAAGTTTCTCATAAAAATatgtggtattttatttattaaattattttaacaaGTCTAATATGTGTAATATTTGTCTGTTACGGTTAacatttcattcaaatgtagctaatagtgacatttgttatATTGTGCCAGATGTAAGGCAAACTTGCCGCTTGGTAGCTACTGTGACGTTCACACACAGATTCAAATATTACCTAATACTGTACTTAAATGTAATTCTGCTTATGTTGAGGCTGTTTTTCTCTTTCTTGCatgggttttctctgggtaaTTATTCATATGTACAGTATGAATGTGGGTGTGTGAAGATTGTTTGCAGTTGCACTGGTCGTCTGGGaaccagtccatggtgtacCATGGTGTGCCTCTTCTTGCTCTAAGCTTTCCAGGGATTGGCTGCAGGTCACGTCAaaccctagtgaggaaaagcaatatagaaaatggatgaatatagttttttttttctttttaattaagcgaccAGTCCAAGATGTACCCCATCTCAGACATGGTAGCATAGAAATggatggaagtttaaaatattGGCAAATTACAGTCCTGTCAAATTGACACTTTAGGTTCCTCATTGCAGTATATCGCCACCAGAATAAAACAGTCAACATTTCAAATGGTGTCTAGATAAACAATAATGTTGATATGTCACATTATGTGCaaattaatgtttgtttttcgtgACTGTGACACCATTCTTCATCTACTTGCAAATAACCCAACTTCATTGTTTATCTTTGTTTATCTATGACAGTGAGATAGAACAATGAAATGTTTTTCCACTAGATAGCAGAAGCTACAGTTAACCTGTGTGTCCAACTGTTAGCATTACTACAACAGAATAATAACTTTGTGTTCAACTTAACAGGCTCAAATTTCCACTGAGTTataaatgtgttaataaattctGCCAAGACCATCATTATTTATCTAtatagtacagtatatatatattttgtgacatttttctttggTGTTGTTACTGTGCGATTTTTCAAACGTCACATCTGTCTTGCCTCTCAATAAAGGGTGAAAAGTGCTGCACTAATGAATAAAATGTTGGACTCAGATGATTGCACCTTGTCTTTGGATAATCTGTTTTTTGGGAAACCTATCGTCCACAAAGTGTGAGTACAACAAGAAAGCCCTGAAACTCACTGTCATctcttttatttcaaataatattgTGTCACTTTTGGGTTGTAATCTGCAGAAAGCCACTGTACCGGGAGGACAGTTCGTGGCTTCTGGAAGCACCTCCTTCTCTTTCCCAGATTCCATCCACTCAGGTTATGCAGGAAGAGGCAGAGTCACTTGCTAACCTGTACAGTATGTTATGTTCCTATATGAATTCCTTTTCACTTGACTTCTATAAACTGTACCATATCTGGCTAATTGAAGTCTAACTATCGACTGTGTGACTCACTGTGAGATTGCTTTAGTAGCCTTGAAGAACTTTGCTCTTTCTTTCCCTTGTAAACAAATTGCAGTGTTTTAAAAAGCATTCTTATGACTGCTGTACAACTTAGTCAGTTATAACAGCTTTAGAATTCACAGGTTCCCAACAAAGACTGTCAAACAGTCTTATTGCGAGCGAGAACGAAGAGATCCAAGAAAGCACCGGCAGCGACAGTAGACTCGACGGCCATTGGGGAAGTGAAGGTTTTCAGGACCTCTATCATGGTCCCTGTCATAGTAGCTTAGAGGAAGATGACGGTCTGCAAGATACTGAACGAGGAACCATCAGCATGAAGTATTTATCTGCGGGTGACAGAAAAGGTCCACCTCTGCGGAGAAGGTAAGTTGGCAGTTCATACTCATTGTAGCCGTACATTTGCTTGTGAACTATGCTTTCTGGCGCTCATTTTCATATTGATGACTATTTAGGGATAGCACTTTCTTTCCGATTGATATGTGGTCAAGTCATTGTGGGTTCAATCTTTTAAAAACAGCACTGATTATTCATATATATGCAGTGGtgacttgagatacaagtgacccaactttattacagtacaatatttacaaatgtattaCAGTTGAACCTCCAAAGTTAAaagtcaaacattttgaagtttaACAATTTCTTTCTGAAAAATATCAAGAACGTCTGGTACTGTATTTGCAAGTCATAATTAAGTCAAATATTAAACTTCATTTTTCAAACACTTTCCAAGTTACTGTGCAAAAATCAAGCAAATCATATGTGGTCAACTTGTGTCAACCGTGGTCAACTTctctttaaattaaaatgttactttgtaAAGGGTTTATGTTGTGAGACCTTGAGGCTGGAACAAATGAATTCACTTAAGATTATTTCATAAGGGAAGAATTATTGTCAAATTCAGACGACATGGAAGGATCATATTCAGGAGTTTATGCCGTGGATTAATacgttcttaactcattcaatcccaaaaacgtataaatacgttttttaatactttctcattcacaaccaaaaacatatttatacgtttttttttatatattttttttatgctatagcaaacagaaggctttaatatagattctgacctgaagaagtcgcttaaagcaatggtagtattacaaaaaacgtccatcaagtggcagaagagtataagagatcagccatgttccaacaagcttttttttccccagtgtttttttttgtttttgtttttttttcctgatgacaagagagtgtaatctttcttttagtaggtgtccatgtttttatagcacgagaacataatattctgtgggccttgcaaaatcagtccaaatccagtcaaacaggttcagtcaaaatggctgggagtgaaagagttaacatTGATATACTTTGTGGTTTCCACCCTAGGTTAAGCCAAGACTCATATTTGACATTAGATAAATCTTACAACACATCTCTAAACAGaagtgtcacaaaaagtatGTACAATAGTGCTTTGAGATGTGAGATCAATTTGTTCTGTTACatttgtaactcaaaacactcataTAGCAAATCATGTTTctgaattgaaatgaatggaaatgcaattcCAACATCCCAGAAATTgccataataaaaaaatagcactgtatcatattgtactgtattgtaaatacacaatttttgccaaaatttttgcttcatttccaCGGACATTATGCAACTTCTGGTGAGCCTCAGCCACCAGGGGCCAGAATAAtacagaaatacaaatatactgcaCATGGAGAAGGTCTCAGCTCCTTAGTAAGACACAGTAATAATGGTGACTATTGTTATTAATTATTACCTGTCATCAGGGTTATAATGCCGCAACAccaatgctttttatttttagcttgtCTATGgaattttgcattgtttgttagcattagacTTTCCTAAGGCAAAGAGCTATGTggttattttaaatacataaagtGTAATAAACTTTGTTTATAGTTAGTTTGACAATAAACTTGAGCTCGGAGTGACAATACACAGCTTGAACCCTctcttttgaagattttttttcactatgATAAACTAATGTTTgctgtgaagtgagttgagttcactgccaccatatAACGCTCATATCATTGATTTTTGCTCTCAAGTCAAAACAATAAATCTGCCAAACGTCAGCTCGTATTTTGAAAAACTCATTAGTtgggtcacttgtatctcaaggcatatAACTGAAAACAATGTGGATGTGTGGTGGTAGGAGTTGTAGTGGACCAGAATTTATTTGTTCCTTCTGTCGCTATAAGTCACGAGCATAGATAGTTGAACAATTTGTTGTCATGTAATAATATTTTTGaaccaatttaatcaaattcaaTCCCTCCTGGCACAGTATTTTGGAATCACTAGTGTATTTAGTGGCACggtgatgactggttagcacgttcgcctctcagtgctgaggacgcaagatcgagtccaggcttcagccttcctgggtggagtttgcatgttctccccatgcctgcatgGCTCTTCTCCGGTTActcccgtctcctcccacattccaaagacatgcatggcaggttgattgggtgctctgaattgtccctcggtgtgcttgtgagtgtgagtggttgtttgtctgtgtgccctgtaattggcaggcaaccatttcagggtgtaccccgcctactgcccgaaggaTAGGCTCTAGCGCCCTCGCGACCTTTGTGAAGAGTAAGCggttaaagaaaatggatggatggatgaatagtaTATTTAGTAAGGTGGCTCAATCCTCAGGTCACTGTTGTTACCTTCACACTGGACTGCAGCTACAACAGTCTTCATCTTTTTGCTCTGCTGTGCTTCCGACCCAAACAGCTTGTTCAAGGTTCCCGTGTCGAGGCGTGGAGGTGACTTGTCAAACACAAATGACCCCTATAGTAGTCAGACAGCATCCAGACCTGAAACTTTTCGCAAtccggttgccatggcaacagcgcCTCCTCCCCCTCTTCAGCCACCGAGGGCGACATTTAGCCACTCTGCTCCTTCGTCCCCCTTCCAGCCCGTCTCCTTCCTCCCCCCTCCTCTGCTCTCATCTGCAGTGAGCGTCAATCCCCCCCAGCAGGTGGCCCATGTGGAAAGGCAGGACAAGGGCACAATGAGAGCCTTGGTTCCACCCGGCGTGCCTGAGCCGCTCCACGTCCAAGGTCCTGCACCACGATTACACACTTGAAAAACACATCTCTAAAGAATATTCCTACTGTATAGCCTCTTAATAAGGTTGCAGCTAAACGACCATGCAAATGTGCAGCCATGACAGCAGCTTGTACAATGTGCTTGGGTTGCATTGAGGTGAACTGAGGTGAGCTCTGTGTAGTTGTAGGGGAgcatgctaaccactaggcGGTAGAAAGTAACGGCGGGTAGTTAGAGAAAATCCCAGTACAGTATTATTGTTTACCATTGCCACTTAACTATAGCACATTACGTTAAAACAAATATCACAGCACAccatcaaacaaaaatgtcacaaaacatATAGTACATactgaaaaaaagtatattttaagCTAAGTTTGAATGTCCAATTCATTTTTGAcatgaaattttaatggctgtattttgtgcATTGTAGGGTCTTCAGGATCTGATGTTTTGCGCCCAGTCTCTGAAATccgtatcctttttttttttttttacctatttaAAACTACAATCGATTGTTGTTTGTCTCTgagtgccctgcaattggctggcaaccagtcaaggctgtacaccgcctactgcccaaagccagctgagataggctccagcaccccccgtgacccttgtgaggaataagcggtcaaaaaaacaaaaaacaaaactacattCATTAAAGACACcctataaagtgaaaataaatgtcttctaaatttgacacactCATGCTGAACTCCAAAGTTTGTCACGTAATGCTGTTGTAGccacaaccccaaaaaaaatatgcaaaattaaataaaatagttgAACGCTTTATCTGCACAATTATGTTCGACATGCCAgtctttgcacattttcagtacTTCAAACAAGTTCCTTCAAGCAATTTACAGTATAATGTACCGGTATTTAGAAAGTACATCTCTGAACTCACTTTAAAGGGCctttaaatgaaatattttagtCTGAGGTTTTCATAAATACTTGACATTTTCAATTCCTGATCCATGCTAACAGCAGCTAAATTCAGACCCGTCTTCAGCGAGTTCCCCTTTTTTAACTATGTCCAATCTAAAGCTCTAGATGAGGTAAGCATGATTTTAACTGAGCCTTCTGAGAGTTTGAGAGAATTGGCGTTGATAATGTTCGCATCTCAGATTCTTTACACAGACAAGAACTTTGTGGCATGTGCTCCTACCGGATCTGGTAAAACGGTGCTGTTTGAACTGGCTATCATTCACCTGTTGATGGAGACCACAGAGCCCTGGAGAGGCGTCAAAGCTGTATACAGTAAGTTTTCAGTTCACTTTGTTTCAAGTTTATATGTAATGCAGAATTCACACAAATGATCGtcatctgcaaaaaaataaaataaataaggatcACTCATCTCTCTTTTAAAACAGCTTTTGAGAGCCGTGGGACATATTTTTATAATTGACGTATTTAACAGTCTTATGTTGGgattggggcggcacggtgaatgactggttagcacgtccgcctcccagttctgaggactcggtttCTAGTCCAGGCTCtgcccttcctgggtggagtttacatgttttccccgtgcctgcatgggtcttctccgggtactccggtctcctcccacattccaaagacatccatccatccatccatccattttcttgaccacttattccttacaagggtcgtgggggtgctggcgcctatctcagctggctctgggcagtaggcgggggacaccctggactggttgccagccaatcgcagggctccaaagacatgcatggcaggttaattgggtgctctgaattgtccttaggtgtgtgagtgtgtatggttgttcgtctctgtgtgccctgcgactggctggcaaccagtccagggtctcccccacctactgcccaaagccacctgagataggctccagcacccctcgcgacccttgtgagggataagcagtcaaggaaatggatggatggatgttggaatTGCTGCTTTTTGACATTTCTTGGCATTCACACTTAATTCCTACAGAGGTAACAAAATTATGATTTAAACGTGATTAAATGAAAAGACATAACTCAAGACAACAtcacaacataaaaacaaaacagtgaaatggaaaaacacatcaagttaattcacaaaataaaagcaagatGTTTAGCTCAGGAAAGTGAAAGAAAACATAGGTACACGGTTGATAAGGTCAATGGAATTTCTttatttcaaattcaatttaaaaaaaaaagattttataaCTATTGATTGTTTCTGCTTGCCAGTGGCCCCCATCAAAGCTCTCTGCAGTCAGTGCTTTGAGAACTGGACGAAGAAGTTTGGTCCTCTGGGACTGAACTGTAAAGAGCTGACGGGCGACACCGAGATTGACGACTTCTTCGAAATTCAGGACTCGCACATCATCTTGACCACGCCAGTGTGTGACAGCAAtgtagcaggaaaaaaaaaaaaaaaacaagtgcaaaAGGCATAACGTCATATAATGATGTATTCTTTCCCCAGGAAAAATGGGACAGCATGACAAGAAAGTGGAAGGACAACTGTCTGCTGCAGTTGGTCAGACTCTTCCTTATAGATGAGGTTAGTGTGTTTTCAGATATAAAGCCCCAGTGCATGAAATTGACTGACGTTCATTTTTAATAATGCCACCATCCAATGACTCATGTGCTTTTATGAAAGATgatcttttgtttttccagattcATGTAGTGAAGGATGCAACTCGTGGTGCCACTCTAGAAGTGGTAGTTAGCAGGATGAAGGCTGTGCATGCCTACAGGACAGTCCACAATCAGGACAAAGGCATCTCCATGCGGTTTGTGGCTGTGTCGGCCACCATTCCCAATATTTCTGACGTAAGAACGCTAGAATTCTCTCATTTGTAGCTCCAGTGGCGCTTGTTTACTAGTCCTTGTATTATCTACCTTTGTGTAGATAGCAGATTGGCTGTCCAATGAGAATGGTCCAGCTTCATATCTGGAATTGGATGAGAGCCACCGCCCAGTGAAGCTGAGGAAAGTGGTTTTAGGATTCCCCTGTAGCCCGAACCAAACAGAGTTCAAGTTTGACTTGTCTCTTAATTACAAGATGGCCAATATCATACAGACTTATTCTGACCAGAAGCCTGCTTTAGTGGTACGTGCACTCTAAAAGTAAAGTGGTGTAGTGTTGTTCTGGGTAACCTTACGACAACAATCATCTTCTTCTATAGTTTTGTTCCACCAGAAAAGGAACCCAGCAGTCAGCTGCTGTTCTAGCTAAGGATACACGTTTCATTATGACCACTGAACACAAGCAAAGGTGTATATTCAACAACATCAATGACAAACTCTTGCATGTAACCACTTCAAGATATCAATGTTTGGAAGTCCGTCATGTCTTCATCTCCTTGCCTTTCAGATTAATGAAATATGCACAGTCCATTCTGGAGGCAAAATTGAaaggtaacttttttttgtcatggaaAGTTATGTGGTAATATAAATTACTGGGAAGTTGCCTGACAGGTTGATATTCTGTGTATAGAGCTGGTGATAATGGGAGTTGGTTACCACCACGCTGGAGTAGATGCCTCAGACCGAAAAGTGATAGAAAAGGCCTTCACTCTTGGAGACCTGCCTGTCCTTTGTAAGACGGGCAGTGTGTGACACGTGAACCTGAGTATCTTTCAAGGAACAACTGCTCGATGTAGCATTACTTTTTGTGATGTTGATACTGTCTGTTATTTCAATCTTATAGTTACCACACGCACTCTTGCCATGGGAGTGAACCTGCCTGCTCACCTCGTGGTGATCAAGTCCACTGTGCAGTATGTTGCAGGCTCCTGTGAAGAGTACAGCGAGGTTGACATGCTGCAGATGATTGGCCGGGCTGGAAGACCGCAGGTGATGTCAAATTTTGTAACGCAAACACATTAGttagattattaaaaaaaaaaaaaaacagattcaataagaaaaataaattatggATTTTGAATGTTCTaccaccttgtttttttttttttttaatgatttaataTTCTTGTCTTAGTTTGACACATCTGCCACTGCCGTGATCATGACCAAAATGCAAACCAAAGACAAGCATATGAAACTCATGAATGGGATAGAGATTATCGAGAGCAGGTATTGAatttttccagagtgaaagTTGATACGACAGTTGTAAAGTGAACCCCAGTTTATTGCTGTGATATATTCCAGGCACACACagtagatgaaaaaaaatttgTCTAATAAAATTCTActatcttaatgctaacatactgtATAATGTGAAACACCATGAATGGACTAATGAACATTAGCATAGATGCTAAAgcaacaatactcacaggcatacaGACATTTTCTCTCTGCTCTGGGAACAACAACTGTTACTGGAGATTAGTGTgggaccttctctgcctcttcttcttgctTTTAATTATGCTATATCTCTTCCAATTCATAGACCTCAGTGCTACCTGGTATGTTACGACACAATGTGATACTACACTGAAGATGCACAATCCTGTAtaactgttaaaataaataaataaataaaaacatctgacaataaaaaaaaaaaaaatctgtgaaatgGCAGGGGTGCGAAAATTGAACTAAATGTGTTTTGGACAGTTTGCACAGTCACCTGGTGGAGCACCTGAATGCCGAGATTGTTCTCCAAACCATCAGCGATGTCAACATGGCTCTTGACTGGATACGTTCCACCTTCCTCTACATCCGAGCGCTGAAGAACCCGGAACACTATGGTTAGCTCGCCGTAGAAAGTCTCTCACCATTAGCAGACAGCTTTAAAGTTGTCGTTGAATGGCAATATGGTCCTCAATGTTGTGATATTCATACCAATGCAAAGCCATTTGTAACTCAGGTTTCTCTGCTGACATAGACAGATGTGGGATTGAAGCAAAACTTCAAGGTAGGCTTTTACCTTCTCCATGGACGCTCAGATAATCAGAcgtccttccacattccaaaataaTAATGTGAGTTTAACTGAAGACGATTGGCTGACGACCAGTACGAATGCACTCCACCTCTTTGCCAAAATCAGCTTGAATTGGCTCAACTCACTTGCACTTTCAAGAATGGATGAAAGATGGATGAATTCTGTGGATCGGTGGCGATTATTCAGATTCACAGAATCCTCATCTTTTATTCTTTGTTATGTCTACTACCTCTAAATTTGAATGTAATATTCTGTTACTCCTCTCCTATTGTAGAACTGTGTCTAAAGAACCTCAACTCTCTGTCTTCTATCAACCTGATCACCATGGATGAGGACATCAATATTAAACCTACAGGTAGCGAAGcactttttaattggtcttgTATAACAAAAGGTAAGAtgttacatttttgtatttctttgaTGCATTTGGATTGGTGTGAACCCTTCGGGCTTTGATTTCATCTTTGGCAACGCTCTATGTGTTA encodes:
- the hfm1 gene encoding putative ATP-dependent DNA helicase HFM1 isoform X1; translated protein: MTSTKSSRSQLLLASKKGAVDEQRVKSAALMNKMLDSDDCTLSLDNLFFGKPIVHKVKPLYREDSSWLLEAPPSLSQIPSTQVMQEEAESLANLYSSQQRLSNSLIASENEEIQESTGSDSRLDGHWGSEGFQDLYHGPCHSSLEEDDGLQDTERGTISMKYLSAGDRKGPPLRRSLFKVPVSRRGGDLSNTNDPYSSQTASRPETFRNPVAMATAPPPPLQPPRATFSHSAPSSPFQPVSFLPPPLLSSAVSVNPPQQVAHVERQDKGTMRALVPPGVPEPLHVQGSSGSDVLRPVSEIPAKFRPVFSEFPFFNYVQSKALDEILYTDKNFVACAPTGSGKTVLFELAIIHLLMETTEPWRGVKAVYMAPIKALCSQCFENWTKKFGPLGLNCKELTGDTEIDDFFEIQDSHIILTTPEKWDSMTRKWKDNCLLQLVRLFLIDEIHVVKDATRGATLEVVVSRMKAVHAYRTVHNQDKGISMRFVAVSATIPNISDIADWLSNENGPASYLELDESHRPVKLRKVVLGFPCSPNQTEFKFDLSLNYKMANIIQTYSDQKPALVFCSTRKGTQQSAAVLAKDTRFIMTTEHKQRLMKYAQSILEAKLKELVIMGVGYHHAGVDASDRKVIEKAFTLGDLPVLFTTRTLAMGVNLPAHLVVIKSTVQYVAGSCEEYSEVDMLQMIGRAGRPQFDTSATAVIMTKMQTKDKHMKLMNGIEIIESSLHSHLVEHLNAEIVLQTISDVNMALDWIRSTFLYIRALKNPEHYGFSADIDRCGIEAKLQELCLKNLNSLSSINLITMDEDINIKPTEAGKLMARYCVAFDTMLQFSKVSGAESLSDLIELVSKSQEFSDIQLRMSEKKPLNTLNRDKNRTTIRFPMEGKIKSNNMKVNCLIQAQLGSISIQEFGLTQDTAKIFRNGLRISKCLSEYLSQHSKMGFSILLNSLIMAKCFRAKLWENSPYVSKQLDKIGQTLSTAMVNAGLTTFSKIEQTHPREIELILNRHPPFGNQIKEFVLHLPKYEVTLEQLPRYSSNIAEIVVKVNLKNRELLLIKRTAPDNHYVSLVIGDSDNNCVFQQKFTDLLLLKCSSWSKKIEVSKALKGDEISVNLISSEYVGLDIQQKFNVYYSGARKFETDNLYNMSYESARGTLQQSAANLQSVNKATPRKGSIPSSTEQDGGNRRQCNHLCKNKDQCGHDCCKTGVTVVRKRLTNKVGNFSSYLSDLRSRCDTLAPTPVKRLKIKMTEDSVGVNMQQFSYKAKKLHTMTSHDRYHHKASAVMDLTGEGSSQYPHHIDDFDIDDDIFVDMHRTMEKPVQANVAANVAPGTHQVSVSWGNAGSIAAVSKGLETHMNPINTACTISQRTWQATNQSTHSNNETLSQIPSVNFDLGNDWDDWSDFDEENLVHASGTASLTQTQSNECNISGYVAKSPCRPNAVPLRSISQNVLSNPGPSPFAAGQLNQTKNPSMFSAGIATKSPERTTSSCVYPPTQRFNFFSTMSVPFDANATDNNNRTDSKEEETFFGIFDGIF